From a region of the Sphaerodactylus townsendi isolate TG3544 linkage group LG09, MPM_Stown_v2.3, whole genome shotgun sequence genome:
- the RIPK1 gene encoding receptor-interacting serine/threonine-protein kinase 1: protein MSLEDIQMNSADFLEKAQLDAGGFGMVSLCYHKEHGLVVLKTVYTGPKRTEGNVSLLEEGKIMQKLNHDRVVKLLGIILEDGNYSLVMEYMHKGNLMKVLKATEIPLAVKGRFILEIIEGMLYLSEQGLVHKDLKPENILVDEDFHIKIADLGVACFRNWSRLTKEETSRQRKLRCSTKSNAGTLFYMAPEHLQSINSTHVEKSDVYSFGIVLWAIFANKEPYENATNDQHVYFCVMQGNRPLVEEIMESCPEKIISLMKRSWSQIPEDRPTFAEISMDYKPFYHQHFEKYVEGDVEKIKEVYPEPAELVKRMQSLQVDAVAEPPSSNYLPSSLHSSQHLAANTVDEALFAACSENEPIESCETSFEPHSVSLDRKLQEELNYHMYGSRMDKVESPSVAYSAEMQEEERRRRVSHDPFAKAPASPRVRESYLRAENPRSNVTQNLINNPGIPLYGYLRQRLQGGAPPARQNIPYSPNNSYGVRFPEFRASMSAEDMYTSHSANTVNFSKPPVPESGADHQSSLSAAREYFVKGKRTCSDPEEFNPSMKANFAQTTATHRKSTDESAQYNIVNSCGIQIGPNNFMAISDQNFHIGSHPTNSSNVSADYRKLFDSTAVISDVHLNLVRENLAKQWKHCARKLGFRDPELDEIDHDYERDGLKEKVYQMLQKWQMKEGSKGTTVGKLAKALFACKRIDLLNNFVKISQDSEMSN from the exons ATGTCATTAGAGGATATCCAGATGAACTCTGCAGACTTTTTGGAAAAAGCACAACTGGACGCAGGTGGATTTGGGATGGTTTCCTTATGCTATCACAAGGAACATGGGCTCGTGGTGCTAAAAACAGTATACACCGGACCTAAGCGCACAGA aGGTAACGTTTCCCttcttgaagaaggcaaaatTATGCAAAAACTAAATCATGACCGTGTGGTGAAGCTACTGGGTATCATTCTGGAAGATGGTAATTACTCCCTTGTAATGGAATATATGCACAAAGGGAACCTGATGAAAGTTCTGAAGGCA ACTGAAATTCCCTTGGCTGTGAAAGGGAGGTTCATCCTAGAGATAATTGAAGGAATGCTTTACTTAAGTGAACAAGGTTTAGTGCACAAAGACCTAAAGCCAGAAAATATCCTTGTAGATGAAGACTTTCACATCAAG ataGCAGACCTTGGAGTAGCCTGCTTCAGAAACTGGAGCCGGCTGACTAAAGAGGAGACCAGCCGACAAAGGAAGCTCAGGTGCAGCACCAAGAGCAACGCAGGAACCCTTTTCTACATGGCTCCTGAGCACTTACAGTCCATTAACAGCACGCATGTGGAAAAATCAGACGTTTACAGCTTTGGCATAGTATTATGGGCTATTTTTGCTAATAAAGAACCATATGAGA ATGCTACAAATGACCAGCACGTATATTTCTGCGTTATGCAAGGGAACAGGCCACTCGTAGAAGAAATTATGGAAAGTTGTCCAGAAAAGATAATTTCTTTAATGAAACGTTCTTGGAGTCAAATTCCAGAGGATCGGCCAACCTTTGCAG AAATCAGTATGGATTACAAGCCATTTTACCACCAGCACTTTGAAAAATATGTAGAAGGtgatgtggaaaaaataaaa GAAGTATACCCTGAGCCAGCTGAACTTGTCAAAAGGATGCAGTCTCTCCAAGTAGATGCGGTAGCAGAACCACCAAGTAGCAATT ATTTGCCCAGTTCTCTgcacagttcccagcatcttgcAGCCAACACTGTGGATGAAGCCTTGTTTGCAGCGTGTTCAGAAAACGAACCCATAGAGAGTTGTGAAACCTCCTTTGAGCCTCATTCCGTGAGCCTGGACAGGAAACTGCAAGAGGAACTGAACTACCACATGTATGGCAGCAGGATGGACAAAGTGGAAAGCCCTTCCGTGGCCTACAGTGCTGAAAtgcaagaggaggagaggaggaggagggtttctCATGACCCATTTGCAAAGGCACCTGCTTCCCCACGAGTACGAGAGTCATATTTGAGAGCTGAAAACCCCAGATCAAATGTCACTCAGAATTTGATCAACAATCCTGGAATACCCCTTTACGGTTATCTGAGGCAACGGTTACAGGGCGGAGCACCACCAGCAAGACAGAACATACCATACAGTCCAAATAATTCGTATGGGGTGAGGTTTCCGGAATTCAGAGCATCCATGAGTGCAGAGGATATGTATACATCACATTCGGCTAATACTGTTAACTTCAGTAAACCACCTGTGCCAGAATCCGGTGCAGATCATCAATCAAGCCTCTCAGCTGCTCGGGAATATTTTGTAAAAGGAAAGAGAACATGCTCAG ATCCAGAGGAGTTTAATCCTTCTATGAAGGCAAACTTTGCGCAGACGACTGCTACACACAGAAAAAGCACAG ACGAATCTGCACAGTACAACATAGTTAACAGCTGTGGAATTCAAATAGGGCCAAACAACTTTATGGCAATAAGTGATCAGAATTTCCACATAGGCAGTCATCCCACAAATAGTTCTAACGTTAGTGCAGATTACCGGAAACTGTTTG aTAGCACAGCAGTCATTTCTGATGTACACCTGAACCTTGTGAGAGAAAACTTGGCTAAACAGTGGAAACATTGTGCCCGTAAGCTTGGCTTCAGAGACCCTGAACTGGATGAAATTGATCATGACTATGAACGAGATGGATTGAAAGAAAAGGTTTATCAGATGTTACAGAAGTGGCAGATGAAAGAAGGCAGCAAAGGGACAACAGTAGGAAAGCTGGCAAAAGCTCTCTTTGCTTGCAAAAGGATCGACCTCCTTAACAACTTTGTAAAAATAAGCCAGGATTCTGAAATGAGTAACtaa
- the LOC125438901 gene encoding uncharacterized protein LOC125438901 isoform X1 — protein MADGAVAACSNVPESSVEGGKPADEDDPESSPRCYFRLNRRGRTIRRQTQQIILNVYSRIREQQPNLTIKECVEETSRLTGMSSAPIFRAKRLWRTSGGVLGTPGKKRPRKSGTKPSNVKCDSFSRCAIRGIVHKYFFRNEPPTLNKILSDVNSDPELPFISRATLHRILKDIGFAYNHRQKDCTLTDKPEIIAWRHQYLRKIRQFRSVGTKIFFLDETWVNTGHTVSKTPKDAFHTGLSTGLKEPSGKGSCLICAHCGSEEGFVDGALLLFQSKTTGDYHQEIDGENFEKWFADLLPKLPPESVIVLDSVSYYSVRSEKIPTTASRKETIRTWLTEKGISWDHDQVKPELLLLVQREKHRFVQYRTDEIAATAGHQVLHLPPYHAELNPIESAWSYIKGHVALNNTTLKLNDIKVLFEKGVHAVTRDMWSSFVKHVIEKEKQFWDLDFLQEDNEISSIKMSLGSDSESDSCDSEDVYE, from the exons ATGGCCGATGGAGCGGTCGCGGCTTGTTCAAATGTTCCAGAGAGCAGCGTGGAAGGTGGAAAACCCGCAGATGAAG ATGACCCTGAGAGCTCTCCTCGCTGTTACTTCAGATTGAATCGGAGAGGGCGGACAATTCGCAGACAGACTCAGCAAATAATTCTTAATGTGTATTCTCGCATTAGGGAACAGCAGCCAAACCTCACCATCAAGGAATGTGTAGAAGAAACCTCAAGGTTAACTGGCATGTCTTCTGCACCAATCTTCAGGGCAAAGAGGCTGTGGCGCACATCAGGTGGCGTTCTTGGGACGCCAGGCAAGAAACGTCCTCGCAAATCAGGGACAAAGCCCAGCAATGTGAAGTGTGACAGTTTTTCTCGCTGTGCTATCAGAGGTATTGTTCACAAGTATTTTTTCAGAAACGAGCCACCAACTCTGAACAAAATACTCAGCGATGTCAACAGTGACCCTGAACTGCCTTTCATTTCCCGAGCAACATTGCACCGCATTTTGAAAGACATTGGCTTTGCCTATAATCACCGACAGAAGGATTGCACTTTGACTGACAAGCCTGAAATCATAGCTTGGAGACACCAATATCTCAGAAAGATTCGCCAGTTtcgttcagtggggacaaagatATTTTTTTTGGATGAGACGTGGGTGAACACAGGACACACAGTGTCAAAGACGCCCAAGGATGCATTCCATACGGGCTTGTCTACCGGACTGAAAGAGCCATCTGGCAAGGGCAGTTGTTTGATTTGTGCTCACTGCGGAAGCGAGGAAGGATTTGTTGATGGCGCACTGCTTCTGTTTCAGTCAAAAACCACAGGTGATTACCATCAGGAAATTGATGGGGAGAACTTTGAAAAATGGTTTGCCGATTTGCTGCCTAAACTCCCTCCAGAAAGTGTAATTGTTTTGGATAGCGTCTCTTACTACTCtgtgagatctgagaagatcccCACGACTGCATCCAGAAAGGAAACCATCAGGACATGGCTAACGGAGAAGGGGATCTCTTGGGATCACGACCAAGTTAAGccagagctgcttcttctggttcaAAGAGAGAAGCACAGATTCGTCCAGTATCGAACAGACGAGATCGCTGCCACTGCTGGACATCAAGTGCTTCACCTCCCTCCCTACCATGCAGAATTGAACCCCATTGAGTCGGCTTGGAGTTACATAAAGGGACATGTGGCACTTAATAACACCACCTTAAAGCTTAATGACATTAAGGTTTTATTTGAGAAAGGAGTGCATGCTGTGACCCGGGACATGTGGAGTAGTTTTGTCAAGCATGTGATCGAGAAGGAGAAGCAGTTCTGGGATCTTGACTTTCTCCAGGAAGACAATGAAATTTCCTCGATAAAGATGTCTCTGGGGTCAGATTCTGAGAGCGACTCCTGTGACAGCGAGGATGTTTATGAGTAA
- the LOC125438901 gene encoding uncharacterized protein LOC125438901 isoform X2 has translation MSSAPIFRAKRLWRTSGGVLGTPGKKRPRKSGTKPSNVKCDSFSRCAIRGIVHKYFFRNEPPTLNKILSDVNSDPELPFISRATLHRILKDIGFAYNHRQKDCTLTDKPEIIAWRHQYLRKIRQFRSVGTKIFFLDETWVNTGHTVSKTPKDAFHTGLSTGLKEPSGKGSCLICAHCGSEEGFVDGALLLFQSKTTGDYHQEIDGENFEKWFADLLPKLPPESVIVLDSVSYYSVRSEKIPTTASRKETIRTWLTEKGISWDHDQVKPELLLLVQREKHRFVQYRTDEIAATAGHQVLHLPPYHAELNPIESAWSYIKGHVALNNTTLKLNDIKVLFEKGVHAVTRDMWSSFVKHVIEKEKQFWDLDFLQEDNEISSIKMSLGSDSESDSCDSEDVYE, from the coding sequence ATGTCTTCTGCACCAATCTTCAGGGCAAAGAGGCTGTGGCGCACATCAGGTGGCGTTCTTGGGACGCCAGGCAAGAAACGTCCTCGCAAATCAGGGACAAAGCCCAGCAATGTGAAGTGTGACAGTTTTTCTCGCTGTGCTATCAGAGGTATTGTTCACAAGTATTTTTTCAGAAACGAGCCACCAACTCTGAACAAAATACTCAGCGATGTCAACAGTGACCCTGAACTGCCTTTCATTTCCCGAGCAACATTGCACCGCATTTTGAAAGACATTGGCTTTGCCTATAATCACCGACAGAAGGATTGCACTTTGACTGACAAGCCTGAAATCATAGCTTGGAGACACCAATATCTCAGAAAGATTCGCCAGTTtcgttcagtggggacaaagatATTTTTTTTGGATGAGACGTGGGTGAACACAGGACACACAGTGTCAAAGACGCCCAAGGATGCATTCCATACGGGCTTGTCTACCGGACTGAAAGAGCCATCTGGCAAGGGCAGTTGTTTGATTTGTGCTCACTGCGGAAGCGAGGAAGGATTTGTTGATGGCGCACTGCTTCTGTTTCAGTCAAAAACCACAGGTGATTACCATCAGGAAATTGATGGGGAGAACTTTGAAAAATGGTTTGCCGATTTGCTGCCTAAACTCCCTCCAGAAAGTGTAATTGTTTTGGATAGCGTCTCTTACTACTCtgtgagatctgagaagatcccCACGACTGCATCCAGAAAGGAAACCATCAGGACATGGCTAACGGAGAAGGGGATCTCTTGGGATCACGACCAAGTTAAGccagagctgcttcttctggttcaAAGAGAGAAGCACAGATTCGTCCAGTATCGAACAGACGAGATCGCTGCCACTGCTGGACATCAAGTGCTTCACCTCCCTCCCTACCATGCAGAATTGAACCCCATTGAGTCGGCTTGGAGTTACATAAAGGGACATGTGGCACTTAATAACACCACCTTAAAGCTTAATGACATTAAGGTTTTATTTGAGAAAGGAGTGCATGCTGTGACCCGGGACATGTGGAGTAGTTTTGTCAAGCATGTGATCGAGAAGGAGAAGCAGTTCTGGGATCTTGACTTTCTCCAGGAAGACAATGAAATTTCCTCGATAAAGATGTCTCTGGGGTCAGATTCTGAGAGCGACTCCTGTGACAGCGAGGATGTTTATGAGTAA
- the MCUR1 gene encoding mitochondrial calcium uniporter regulator 1 isoform X1: MVRGPAAAVVLIVGGKERVFLIQRGRRGFLSGATRNVVARSPLSRRCLGDWKRAGNGAPGVGGAYLAPAGLERSGPTARGSFGARSRFLSLHVARCLAAGQRDANIRAAPLQLENRKAGFLPSGSKKFYFDTHALVSLMEENGFTTQQSEIIVSALINTINSNVAVMYKDIVTKVQQEIALQQIMSHIDVLKKDMIILEKSEFSTLRSENEKIQLELQQLKKQVMDETSKVRTDSKLDFNLEKSRVKELYSLNDRRLLKMRTEIVELHSQQDRALTKTNRKIDTEVAGLKTMLESHKLDNIKYLAGSVFTCLTVVLGFYRLWI, from the exons ATGGTCCGAGGTCCGGCTGCAGCCGTCGTGCTAATTGTAGGCGGAAAGGAAAGGGTGTTCCTCATACAGCGCGGGCGACGAGGCTTCCTTTCCGGTGCCACACGTAATGTCGTCGCACGCTCCCCGCTCTCGCGCCGTTGCCTAGGAGACTGGAAGCGGGCGGGTAACGGTGCGCCGGGAGTCGGCGGCGCGTACCTGGCCCCTGCCGGCCTCGAGAGAAGCGGCCCCACAGCGCGCGGGTCATTCGGGGCGAGGAGCCGTTTCCTCAGCCTCCATGTGGCTCGTTGCCTCGCAGCCGGACAGCgag ATGCCAATATTAGGGCAGCACCCCTTCAGCTAGAAAACAGGAAGGCTGGTTTTCTCCCATCAGGAAGCAAGAAGTTTTATTTTGACACCCATGCCCTAGTGAGCCTTATGGAGGAAAATG GTTTCACCACTCAGCAATCTGAGATTATTGTGTCTGCTTTAATAAACACCATTAACAGCAACGTGGCTGTGATGTACAAGGACATAGTCACCAAAGTACAACAG GAAATAGCTCTTCAGCAGATAATGTCCCACATAGATGTGTTGAAAAAAGATATGATCATTTTGGAGAAGAGTGAATTTTCCACACTTCGGTCAGAAAATGAG AAAATACAACTTGAACTTCAGCAGCTAAAAAAGCAAGTAATG GATGAAACTTCCAAAGTTCGGACAGACAGCAAATTAGATTTTAACCTAGAAAAGAGCAGAGTAAAAGAATTG tattCACTTAATGATAGAAGACTGTTGAAAATGAGAACAGAAATTGTGGAACTG CATTCACAGCAAGATCGAGCATTAACAAAGACAAACAGGAAAATAGATACAGAAGTTGCAGGACTGAAAACAATGCTTGAATCTCACAAACTTGACAACATCAAATATTTAGCAG gttCTGTATTTACATGTCTTACAGTAGTACTGGGATTTTACCGTTTATGGATATAA
- the MCUR1 gene encoding mitochondrial calcium uniporter regulator 1 isoform X2, with amino-acid sequence MVRGPAAAVVLIVGGKERVFLIQRGRRGFLSGATRNVVARSPLSRRCLGDWKRAGNGAPGVGGAYLAPAGLERSGPTARGSFGARSRFLSLHVARCLAAGQRDANIRAAPLQLENRKAGFLPSGSKKFYFDTHALVSLMEENGFTTQQSEIIVSALINTINSNVAVMYKDIVTKVQQEIALQQIMSHIDVLKKDMIILEKSEFSTLRSENEKIQLELQQLKKQVMYSLNDRRLLKMRTEIVELHSQQDRALTKTNRKIDTEVAGLKTMLESHKLDNIKYLAGSVFTCLTVVLGFYRLWI; translated from the exons ATGGTCCGAGGTCCGGCTGCAGCCGTCGTGCTAATTGTAGGCGGAAAGGAAAGGGTGTTCCTCATACAGCGCGGGCGACGAGGCTTCCTTTCCGGTGCCACACGTAATGTCGTCGCACGCTCCCCGCTCTCGCGCCGTTGCCTAGGAGACTGGAAGCGGGCGGGTAACGGTGCGCCGGGAGTCGGCGGCGCGTACCTGGCCCCTGCCGGCCTCGAGAGAAGCGGCCCCACAGCGCGCGGGTCATTCGGGGCGAGGAGCCGTTTCCTCAGCCTCCATGTGGCTCGTTGCCTCGCAGCCGGACAGCgag ATGCCAATATTAGGGCAGCACCCCTTCAGCTAGAAAACAGGAAGGCTGGTTTTCTCCCATCAGGAAGCAAGAAGTTTTATTTTGACACCCATGCCCTAGTGAGCCTTATGGAGGAAAATG GTTTCACCACTCAGCAATCTGAGATTATTGTGTCTGCTTTAATAAACACCATTAACAGCAACGTGGCTGTGATGTACAAGGACATAGTCACCAAAGTACAACAG GAAATAGCTCTTCAGCAGATAATGTCCCACATAGATGTGTTGAAAAAAGATATGATCATTTTGGAGAAGAGTGAATTTTCCACACTTCGGTCAGAAAATGAG AAAATACAACTTGAACTTCAGCAGCTAAAAAAGCAAGTAATG tattCACTTAATGATAGAAGACTGTTGAAAATGAGAACAGAAATTGTGGAACTG CATTCACAGCAAGATCGAGCATTAACAAAGACAAACAGGAAAATAGATACAGAAGTTGCAGGACTGAAAACAATGCTTGAATCTCACAAACTTGACAACATCAAATATTTAGCAG gttCTGTATTTACATGTCTTACAGTAGTACTGGGATTTTACCGTTTATGGATATAA